A region of the Rhizobium sp. NLR16a genome:
TCCCGGCGATTACGTGCTGATGCGTGCGCTGACGGATCTCGTCTGCGTCTCATCGTCCTGCCCTGACGATATCGATGCGGCGAACGGCTGGGATCCGACGGATATCCACGTCCGCACCTTTTCCGGAAAAGAGAAATTCTCACGAGCGGTAGCCTATCGCATGACCCCAGATGCCGAAGCCGAACTGACGCGCGAAACCGCCTTCCATCCCCGCCTTTCGGCGTTGACGCGAGACTATACGGAATATCGCGGCTACTGGTTGCCGAACCGCTTCTCGTCCGAAGGACCGGTCGAGGAATACTGGGCCTGCCGCGAGCGCGCCGCCGTCATCGATCTCTCGCCCTTGCGGAAGTTCGAAGTGACGGGTCCGGACGCCGAGGAACTGCTGCAATACTGCCTGACGCGCGACGTGCGAAAACTCTCGACCGGCCAGGTCGTCTATTCCGCGATGTGCTACGAAAACGGCGGCATGATCGACGACGGCACCCTCTTCAGACTCGGCGACAAGAACTTCCGCTGGATCGGCGGCGATGATTTCAGCGGCATATGGCTGCGTCAGCAGGCCGAGAAGAAGGGTTTCAAGGCCTGGGTTCGCTCATCGACCGATCAGTTGCACAATATCGCGCTGCAAGGGCCGCGGAGCCGCGACATCCTGAAGGAGATTATCTGGACGGCGCCGCGCCAGCCCGCGATCGGCGAGCTCGAATGGTTCCGCTTCACCGTCGGCCGCATCGGCGGCTTCGAGGGGGCGCCGGTCGTGATCTCGCGCACGGGCTATACCGGCGAGCTCGGCTACGAGATCTTCTGTCATCCGAAGGATGCGCTGGGGGTGTTCGATGCCGTCTGGGAGGCAGGCCAACCGCACGGGCTGAAGCCGATGGGGCTGGAGGCACTCGACATGGTCCGCATCGAGGCGGGCCTGATCTTTGCCCACCACGAATTCACCGACCAGACGGATCCGTTCGAGGCCGGCATCGGCTTTACCGTGCCGCTGAAATCCAAACAGGACGATTTCATCGGCCGCGAGGCGCTGATCCGGCGCAAGGAACATCCGCGCCATCTGCTCGTCGGCCTTGATATCCAGGCGAACGAGGCGGTCGGCCATGGCGATTGCGTCCATATCGGCCGGGCCCAGATCGGCGTCGTCACCAGCGCCACGCGCTCGCCTGTTCTCGGCAAGACGATCGCGCTCGCCCGCATAGACGTGATGCATGCGAGCCCGGGCACCGAGGTCGAGATCGGCAAGCTCGACGGCCACCAGAAGCGTTTGCCGGCGACGATCGTGCCGCTTTCGCATTACGATCCGCAGAAGACGCGCCCGCGATCGTAACCCACTTCGTGTTCGGGAGACGACGATCGGTTCCGTCCGTCGTCCCCCGGATATTGCCCTCAAGCGGCCTGTACGGCTGCGTTCAGCGGGATTTCGACGTCGATCTCAAGAGTGGAGACAAACTCGTTGCGGTCGATCGTCACCTGCACCTTGTCGTGGTCGAGCTCGACATGTTTTGCTATGACCGCAAGGATTTCCTCGCGCAGCAGCGAAACAAGGTCCGATCCTGCCGATGAGCGTTCGTGCGCAAGGAGCACCTGCAAGCGTTCGCGGGCGGCGGGTGCCGTTCTCTGCTTGTTGAAAAGACGGAAGATATTCATGCTGCCCTCCGTCCGAAGATCTTGCCGAATAGATTGCGCTTTTCCTCGGGGATCGTGATCGGCAAGGTTTCGCCGGCGAGCCGGCGCGCGGCATCGAAATAAGCCATCGCAGCCGCGCTGCGGCTTTCCGCCAGCGTGACCGGCGCACCGATGTTGGACGCCCGCAGCACATCCATGCTCTCCGGCACGATGCCGAGGAGCGGGATGGAGAGGATCTCGAGGACGTCGTCGACCTTCAACATGTCGCCGCGTTCGGCGCGGTTGGCGTCATAGCGGGTGAGCAGCAGGTGCTTTTCCATCCGCTCGCCGCGTTCGGCCTTGGCGGTCTTGGCGTCGAGCAGGCCGATGATGCGATCGGAGTCGCGCACCGACGAAACCTCCGGATTGGTGACGACGACGGCGACATCGGCATGGCGCATGGCAAGTGTCGCGCCGCGCTCGATCCCGGCGGGGCTGTCGCAGATGATCCAGTCGAAATAGCGCTTCAGATCGTTGATGACGCGTTCGACGCCCTCGGCCGTCAGGTTGTCCTTGTCGCGGGTTTGCGAGGCCGGCAGCAGGAACAGCGTCTCCAGCCGCTTGTCGCGGATCAGCGCCTGGGTGAGTTTGGCGTCGCCCTGGATGACGTTGATCAGGTCGTAGACGACCCTCCGCTCTGCGCCCATCACGAGGTCGAGATTGCGCAAGCCGACGTCGAAATCGACGACGACGACCTTTTCATTGCGTTGCGCCAGCGCCGCTCCCAATGCGGCGGTCGAGGTCGTCTTTCCGACCCCGCCCTTGCCTGACGTGACGACGATCACTTTCCCCATTTCTCTCTCCTTTGCCGTGGCCGCAGCCGGGTCAGATCAGTTTTTCCGCCATGATCGCGTCCTCTTCGAGCCAGAGCTGAACCGCTTGTCCACGAAGATTGGGGGCCATGTCTTCCGCCATTTTGTAGATGCCGTCGATCGCCACCAGCTCGGCTTCGAGCTTGCGGCAAAAGATCCGCGCCGATGCGTTGCCGATGGAGCCCGCCATGGCCCGGCCGCGCAACGCGCCGTAGATATGAACGGAGCCGCCGGCGATCACCTCGGCCCCCGAGGCGACCGAGCCAACGATGGTGACGTCGCCTTCGGGGAAGATCACTGACTGCCCCGAGCGCACCGGTTCCCTGATGACGATGGATTGCGTTGTCGTTACGGGGCGGGTCTCGGTTGCCGTTGGTTTGGTGACCGGATCGGCAGGCTCATTCGGCTGAACCTCGACGTCGGAGGCGGAGCGGCCGCCCTTCAGCGCCGGAGGCATGCCCGCGCCGAGAATCGACGGCCGGGCGCCCTCGATCCCCATAATGCTGACATTGCGCTTGGCAAGTTCGGCGATGAGGTCCTTCAACTGCGGCCGGTCGATTTGCAGGTCCGTCAGATCGAGCACGACAGGCCGTCCGAGGAAGAAACCGGCCGAACGGGCAGCCAGATCGTCCAGTCTGGTCAGCCAATCATCGATCGGCAGGTCCGGGGACAGCATGACCGCCAGGAAAGAGCGGCCCTTGATGCGGATAGAGCGAGCGTCTGTTAGCACTTTGGTCATCTATGTGAAGAAATCGTTGACCATGTCTACCGCCGGTATGGTTAACAAAAAGTTAACGCGGCTCTAACAATACCGATAATGCGACGAGATTTTTCAACCGAGGGAGTTCCGCAACCTTTTGAAAAGAAATAATATTAGTCCCGCGCGGGACGGTTAATGATGCGGATTTTTCGATGTGAGCCGCAATTCTGCCGCTGCTTCGTAGCGCTCAGCCTTCCGGCTTGCGTTGCGCGTTGGAAATGGCGCGTGCGGCCTCTTCCGAGGAGTTGGCGAGCGTGCGCATCTCGGCGGCAAGCACGGCAAAGCCTGACCCTGCCGTGCCGGCACGGGCCGCCTCGATGCCCGCATTGACGGCGAGCAGCTTGAGATAGCGCAGCGACTGCAGGATCTCATTGGTCTTCGAGGCTGTGACGCGCATGTCGGCGGTCTGTTCGTCGATTCGCTGATAGAGCGATTCGATATTGATGATGCTGCCCTCGAGATAGAGAAGTTCACCCTTCTCGTCCCAGATTCCGCCACCGGTCTCGGTCACCCAGACGAGATGACCCCTGGCATGACGTATACGGTATTCCATCGTCCAGTCCGTCCGCTTCTCGAGCGCCCTCCCCACTACCTCGTCCATCAAAGGCACGTCTTCCTCGTACATGATTGAGGTGAAAGTCCGTGTCCTGTTGCCGATGATTTCGTCGGCGGGGTAACCGAAGATGCGCTCGATGCCGTTGGTCATCTCAAGCATCGTGTAGTTTTCGTCGGCGCGGCAGCGGTAAAGAAAACCGCTCATGCGCCCGAGAATGCTTGTTTGAAAATCCACGAAGGCCTCGCTCGAAAGGAGGAGTTGCAAATTGGATTACTCACTTCACTTTAAACGTTGGAGGGAGCCGCAACGAACGGCTCTCTTCCTACCATGCGGCGCCGTAGCACCTTGAATCTGCAGCATGATTCTATCCCGAAATCGATTCGGATCTAAGAAATTATGCGGCATCCGCCATCAGTTGCGCAGATATTCCTCCATGGAATCGTCGAGCGCTTCGACCCAGGGCGTGTGATGCTTCGGTGACATGTTGCCGGTCATCAGCGATCGGTAGGCATGGTCGCGGAAGCCCATGATGTTCTCGGCCTTGTGATGTTCCCACTCCATGAACGTCCGGTTGGTCCCCTCGATGTCGAAGGAGGGATAATCGGTCTCTGCGAGCAGTTCCTTCACATAGTCGCCCTGATACCAGATCATCTGTTCGGCATCCTCGAGCGTCTCCTCGCGGGCGCGCCACATGTCGAAATTCGCCTTCAGTTCTTCTTCCGGCGGCAGGGTGATGCGGCCCATCATCACGTCGCGCGCCCACCAGGCCTGAACGTCGAACATGTTGAAGGTATAGAACTGGTCCTGCATGCCGATATAGAAGAGCTGCGGGTTCTTGTCGAAGATCACGCCCTTGTAGAGGCTGTCGGCCCACAGGCGGTTGGCCGTCTTCAGCCGGAGGTCGTCGGGCAGGAAGGGGAAATGGTGCTGGTATCCGGTGCAGAGGATCAGGGCGTCGACTTCCTTGCTCGACCCGTCGAGGAAATGCGCCGTGCGGTTTTCGAGCTTGGTCAGCAGCGGCCGTTCTTCGAAATTCTCCGGCCATTTGAAGCCCATCGGCTTCGAGCGGTAGCTCGTCGTCACCGATTTCGCGCCGTATTTCCAGCATTGCGAACCGATGTCTTCGGCCGAATAGCTGCGGCCGACGATCAGGATGTCCTTGCCCTTGAACTCGAGCGCGTCGCGGAAATCATGGGCGTGCAGGACGCGGCCGTTGAAGGTCTTCACGCCCTCGAAATAGGGCACATTCGGCGTCGAGAAGTGACCGGTCGCGACGACGACATAATCGAATTCCTCGTCGTACATCCGGTCTTCGATGCGGTTATGCGCCGTCACCGTGAATTTCTTCGTGGCCTCATCGAAGCGGACCATGCGCACCGGCGTGCTGAAGCGCACCCAGTGGCGGACATTCGCCTTCTCGACCCGGCCCTTGATATAGTCCCAGAGCACGGCGCGCGGCGGGTAGGAGGCGATCGGCTTGCCGAAATGTTCCTCGAAGGAATAATCGGCGAATTCGAGGCATTCCTTCGGACCGTTCGACCAGAGATAGCGATACATGCTGCCATGGACAGGCTCGCCATATTCGTCGAGGCCGGTGCGCCAGGTATAGTTCCAGAGCCCGCCCCAGTCCGACTGCTTTTCGAAG
Encoded here:
- a CDS encoding DUF1989 domain-containing protein encodes the protein MRELHPVMPGPRTIVPSLVHYPGIPALPAGSERYRAKGGGSVVVRVEPGDRVSVIDSEGGQICELSFLDEKGRFQAAGLGTAFSNSAEGLKAILQAEDESAARTRAALQRRGADLAAAGALRVFGAGSTPGSRAEFTIAVKGLLIVAAPAGAMSPEAQDTATPIEIRIKRSLLVRDYASALPEPAADPIEDIRIRAASAAAYFVRAGEFIQIIDVYGRQCTDFQAFAARKVDKGLDLALDSTVTRTLLGRSYPTPGLPSKAFDRDFEPLVEIVQDTVGRHDAFATACNSRYYDDMGYPGHVNCTDNFNAALAPYGIAGRKGWEALNYFYNTNIDHNNQLYLDEPWSRPGDYVLMRALTDLVCVSSSCPDDIDAANGWDPTDIHVRTFSGKEKFSRAVAYRMTPDAEAELTRETAFHPRLSALTRDYTEYRGYWLPNRFSSEGPVEEYWACRERAAVIDLSPLRKFEVTGPDAEELLQYCLTRDVRKLSTGQVVYSAMCYENGGMIDDGTLFRLGDKNFRWIGGDDFSGIWLRQQAEKKGFKAWVRSSTDQLHNIALQGPRSRDILKEIIWTAPRQPAIGELEWFRFTVGRIGGFEGAPVVISRTGYTGELGYEIFCHPKDALGVFDAVWEAGQPHGLKPMGLEALDMVRIEAGLIFAHHEFTDQTDPFEAGIGFTVPLKSKQDDFIGREALIRRKEHPRHLLVGLDIQANEAVGHGDCVHIGRAQIGVVTSATRSPVLGKTIALARIDVMHASPGTEVEIGKLDGHQKRLPATIVPLSHYDPQKTRPRS
- the minE gene encoding cell division topological specificity factor MinE, which produces MNIFRLFNKQRTAPAARERLQVLLAHERSSAGSDLVSLLREEILAVIAKHVELDHDKVQVTIDRNEFVSTLEIDVEIPLNAAVQAA
- a CDS encoding PAS domain-containing protein, whose product is MDFQTSILGRMSGFLYRCRADENYTMLEMTNGIERIFGYPADEIIGNRTRTFTSIMYEEDVPLMDEVVGRALEKRTDWTMEYRIRHARGHLVWVTETGGGIWDEKGELLYLEGSIINIESLYQRIDEQTADMRVTASKTNEILQSLRYLKLLAVNAGIEAARAGTAGSGFAVLAAEMRTLANSSEEAARAISNAQRKPEG
- the minD gene encoding septum site-determining protein MinD translates to MGKVIVVTSGKGGVGKTTSTAALGAALAQRNEKVVVVDFDVGLRNLDLVMGAERRVVYDLINVIQGDAKLTQALIRDKRLETLFLLPASQTRDKDNLTAEGVERVINDLKRYFDWIICDSPAGIERGATLAMRHADVAVVVTNPEVSSVRDSDRIIGLLDAKTAKAERGERMEKHLLLTRYDANRAERGDMLKVDDVLEILSIPLLGIVPESMDVLRASNIGAPVTLAESRSAAAMAYFDAARRLAGETLPITIPEEKRNLFGKIFGRRAA
- the minC gene encoding septum site-determining protein MinC, which translates into the protein MTKVLTDARSIRIKGRSFLAVMLSPDLPIDDWLTRLDDLAARSAGFFLGRPVVLDLTDLQIDRPQLKDLIAELAKRNVSIMGIEGARPSILGAGMPPALKGGRSASDVEVQPNEPADPVTKPTATETRPVTTTQSIVIREPVRSGQSVIFPEGDVTIVGSVASGAEVIAGGSVHIYGALRGRAMAGSIGNASARIFCRKLEAELVAIDGIYKMAEDMAPNLRGQAVQLWLEEDAIMAEKLI
- a CDS encoding NAD(P)/FAD-dependent oxidoreductase, which codes for MTRVAVIGAGPSGLAQLRAFQSAAQKGAEIPEIVCFEKQSDWGGLWNYTWRTGLDEYGEPVHGSMYRYLWSNGPKECLEFADYSFEEHFGKPIASYPPRAVLWDYIKGRVEKANVRHWVRFSTPVRMVRFDEATKKFTVTAHNRIEDRMYDEEFDYVVVATGHFSTPNVPYFEGVKTFNGRVLHAHDFRDALEFKGKDILIVGRSYSAEDIGSQCWKYGAKSVTTSYRSKPMGFKWPENFEERPLLTKLENRTAHFLDGSSKEVDALILCTGYQHHFPFLPDDLRLKTANRLWADSLYKGVIFDKNPQLFYIGMQDQFYTFNMFDVQAWWARDVMMGRITLPPEEELKANFDMWRAREETLEDAEQMIWYQGDYVKELLAETDYPSFDIEGTNRTFMEWEHHKAENIMGFRDHAYRSLMTGNMSPKHHTPWVEALDDSMEEYLRN